GGCCGGTGGCGGTCGACGAGGCGATCGAACTGGCCCGGCGTTACGGGTCGGTCGATTCGCCCCGGTTCGTGGCCGGGGTCCTGGGGCGCGTGCTCGCCGACCGCAGTGGCGCGCCGGCACCCGCCTGAGCCGTGCACGCCGCCGGCCGCCTTGCCCGTGGCGTGATCCGGGTCCTTCCGTCGGAGTCCGTCGATGGCGATATTCGGGTTCGGTCGTGGCAAGGAGCAGCCGGAGGGAGAGCCCGCGCCGCGGGGAGGGATCCTCGACCGGCTCCGGGCCGGGTTGGCGAAGACGAAACAGATCCTCGCCACCGACGTCCGCGACCTCTTCAAGCGCGAGGGGCGGCTCGTCGACGACGAGTTTCTCGAGGAGCTGCGCGGGGCGCTGGTCAAGACCGACATGGGGCCGGCGGCCGCGGCGGCGATCGTCGCCGACGTCCGTGAGCGGCAGAAGGCGCGGGTCGTCGATCCCGACGCGGTCGTCGACTCGATCCGTCGCCAGCTCCTCGGGCGCCTCCACGCCACCGCGGCGCCGCTGGCCACGGCGGCCACCGGCCCGACGGTGATCCTCGTCACCGGCGTCAACGGCTCGGGCAAGACGACGTCGATCGCCAAGCTCACGCGGCTCTTCACGCGCGACGGCCGGAAGGTCGTGCTCGGTGCGGGGGACACGTTCCGGGCGGCTGCCGTCGAGCAGCTCGCGACCTGGGCCGGGCGGCTCGGCGCCGAAATCGTCCGCGGCCCGGCGGGCAGCGATCCGGCGAGCGTTGCCCACCGGGCGGTGGCGCGCACCCTGGAGAGCGCGGCGGATGTCTGCATCATCGACACTGCCGGCCGGCTCCAGACGCAGTCGCACCTGATGCAGGAGCTGACCAAGATCCGCCGCGTCGTCACCAAGCTCGTCCCTGACGCGCCGCACGAGGTGCTCCTGGTGATCGACGCCACCGCCGGGCAGAACGCACTCTCGCAGGCCAAGGGGTTCCGGGAGGCGGCGGGCTGCACCGGGATCGTCCTCTCCAAGCTCGACGGGTCGGCCCGCGGCGGAGTGATCGTGCCGGTCACGGAGCAGTTCGGGCTCCCTGTGAAACTGGTGGGTTTGGGGGAGGGGGCCGACGACCTCGAACCGTTCGACCCGGAGCGGTTCGTGACGGCGCTGCTCGAAGGGACGCTCGCTGATCGCGCCTGACTCGGCGTGACCGGCACAGGTTCGCGCGCCGCCTTCCGGTCAGGGAAACCCTGCCGTGGCATCCGTGATTGCCGGTCTTTCCTCCGGTGATCGTCCGATCGATTGCAGTGGGGAGTCGCCACAGGCGGCGGACCGGGGCCAGGCGGCCCGGTTCTCGGCGACGGCCCGAGCAGGTCGGCCCGACGGCCGTCCTGCCGTGGTTCCGCAGTGGACGCGGAGCCTGGATTCACTTCTTCAGGGATGGAGCCTGTCTACCCATGCGATGCCAAGTGTTCCGTCTGCCGCGTCTGGTCGCGGCGGGCATCCTCTCGGCCGGCCTGGCCGCCGGCGTGGCACCCGGCCAGGGGGTCGTGCCGGTCGTCCCCAACGTGCCCCAGGAGGAGGCCTACGAGCTCCGCGGCCTGCCGCCGCAGGAGGCCGCCCAGGAAGCGGGCGAGGAGGGGCCCAACCGGTACCTCGAGTTCGAGCCGCTCGCGAGCCGTGGCCTGAAGACATACGGCTGGATCGACGCCGGGATCGGCGCCAACAACTGGGGCGCCCCCTGGAACGGGCCGATCACGTTCAACGACCGCAATTGGCAGGGCCAGGTCAACCAGCTGTACCTCGTCAACGAGAAGCTCCTCGATCTCGAAGACGGCGGCTTCGACTGGGGTGGGCGCGTCGATCTGCTGTACGGCACCGACTACATCTACACCACCGCCCGTGGCCTCGACGCCAACCTGCTCAACCAGCCGATCGCGGCCTCGCCGTCGTGGGGCAACCGCTATTACGGCCTCGCCCTGCCGCAGATGTACGGTGAGCTCGGCTACGGCAACAACGCCGTCAAGTTCGGGCACTTCTACACGATCATCGGGTACGAGGTCGTCCCGGCGATCGGCAACTTCTTCTACACGCACGCCTACACGATGCAGTACGGCGAGCCGTTCACCCACACCGGCATCCTCGACACCTGGACGCCCAACGACCAGACGACGGTCTATGCCGGTATCACCAACGGCTGGGACAATTACAGCGACCCGATCAACATCGTCGGGATCGCCAACCCGGGCTATCCGGGCGCCAACAGCAACGCGGCGTTCCTCGGCGGCGTGTCGTTCAAGGATCCCGACGAGACCCAGACGCTGACGATTACCACATCGAGCGGCAACGAGCCCGCATCGCTGCTCTCACCCGCGCCGATCGGCAATCGCTCGATCCTCAGCACGGTCTACGTCAACGAATTGTCGGACAAGGTGACGTACGTGTTCCAGAACGACAACGGCTGGCAGTTCAGCGCCGTCGGCGTGCCGTCGGTGCTCGGGCAGCAGGCCAATCTGGCGCAGTGGTACGGCATCAACCAGTACCTGTTCTACAACATCAGCGACACCCTCGTGGCCGGCACCAGGCTCGAGTG
This is a stretch of genomic DNA from Planctomycetota bacterium. It encodes these proteins:
- the ftsY gene encoding signal recognition particle-docking protein FtsY — translated: MAIFGFGRGKEQPEGEPAPRGGILDRLRAGLAKTKQILATDVRDLFKREGRLVDDEFLEELRGALVKTDMGPAAAAAIVADVRERQKARVVDPDAVVDSIRRQLLGRLHATAAPLATAATGPTVILVTGVNGSGKTTSIAKLTRLFTRDGRKVVLGAGDTFRAAAVEQLATWAGRLGAEIVRGPAGSDPASVAHRAVARTLESAADVCIIDTAGRLQTQSHLMQELTKIRRVVTKLVPDAPHEVLLVIDATAGQNALSQAKGFREAAGCTGIVLSKLDGSARGGVIVPVTEQFGLPVKLVGLGEGADDLEPFDPERFVTALLEGTLADRA
- a CDS encoding porin — protein: MRCQVFRLPRLVAAGILSAGLAAGVAPGQGVVPVVPNVPQEEAYELRGLPPQEAAQEAGEEGPNRYLEFEPLASRGLKTYGWIDAGIGANNWGAPWNGPITFNDRNWQGQVNQLYLVNEKLLDLEDGGFDWGGRVDLLYGTDYIYTTARGLDANLLNQPIAASPSWGNRYYGLALPQMYGELGYGNNAVKFGHFYTIIGYEVVPAIGNFFYTHAYTMQYGEPFTHTGILDTWTPNDQTTVYAGITNGWDNYSDPINIVGIANPGYPGANSNAAFLGGVSFKDPDETQTLTITTSSGNEPASLLSPAPIGNRSILSTVYVNELSDKVTYVFQNDNGWQFSAVGVPSVLGQQANLAQWYGINQYLFYNISDTLVAGTRLEWFRDNNGYRVVSGLRNALFGVPQGPGNWNGGFQGNFWQATFGLNWKPNRNFIMRPELRYDWYSPDHGKGPLPFGRNFNEYGQLYGGCDAIWQF